The Cryptomeria japonica chromosome 9, Sugi_1.0, whole genome shotgun sequence DNA segment CCATTCATTTTCCTATTTCTTTTTGACGAAGAGAGGTTCGTTATGGTCCATTTCCTCTTCTCCTTCCCTTATATCGTTttcctctttttattttttttgttttttggtgtAAGAGTGGTTTGTTCTGTCTAACAGTCTCACTCCTAGTTCTCTTTCCCCTCTATCATTTAATCACCATACAAGCAGTTCACTAGCACTGACCCATGTGCATGTTCAGCTTTGAACTCCtagtttatatgttcttttagtcCATGGCTTTTTGAACTATCTACAGTGATGATAAAGCCCCAGCGAGACTCCTAAGTTGGAAATGGCCCCTGAAGATTATGTGATGCTTGCATAGGTCGCTGTTCGGTTTTGTTATAATTGTTGTTATCTTTATGTTTGGTTGTTAAGTTTTGGGTTCGGTAATAGGAGATTTTTAGACGGTGCAATCCAAGTTGGGACTGCATATTGGTTATATGTTTTGTCTGAATGCATCTCGTAATTGTCAAACCATTGTTTTAGTGCTTGAACTTGGGATATTCTCTTTTTGCTAGTTGTTGGCTCGAGTTATGGGCTCTTATTGCAGCAAGGAGATTTGAGCTTGGCTGCCTTCTATTCATTTTTGTTGAAGAATAAACATCTTGTTGGTGTTTGGAGGTCCGAATAGTTGATGTTATTCTGCTTGGTGTGAATGAATGTGCAGTATTTATTGTGTCAAATTAGTTTTATACTCAAAAAGAATTGTCCTAATGGGCTGTTTGGGAACCCATAATTGTTACCGGGAGATTGATCCTAATAgacttttatttttaaatatttttactaTTCTTTTTCCTCGGTGAACCTCTGGTCATCTGTTAAAGTGAATAAAACGCAAGGCTAGCGAAGATATGAGCCAAGATACTCTATTAGgtcacttttttttaattttttgatgttATTCTAATCTCGGGTGATCTATTGAAGATGGTGAATGCTCTTCACTGGACGATCAACGGCCAGAtgcttatatttttaatatattttttcttgATAAATATTGAGTGGCTTATTTATGTGGCTGGAATGGGACGGTGGTGAAAACATTGGGAGATCAGTGGCCATAGAAAATTCTTATATTTGATAACCTTAAGTTACCCATGCAATTGTATGGAATGGATGGCAACTTAGTGAACAGATCAACTTCGTCAATATTTTGATGGTAACTTGACACATTTTTTATATCTTAGGTATTCTTTTATTTGATAAATCTTGGGTGACCCATTTAAGTGGATGGAATGCGACCTTAAGTCACCATATGGACAGAAGGCAATTTGGAACGATTGCCCTAGTTTTACTTTAATTTTAGTTCTATTTTGTTTGCCTAGCTGATCTAAATGAGGTTATGTTCCCCCTTTTCATATCGAATAAAGCTACAATTACAAGGATAGAACAAATTATTTGGATCGCAAGGATAGGCTAGAGAGTATTTTGATCACAACAGATTCTGCACAAAGACAAGTCTTAGGATTACAAAGAGATTTGTCAGTAAGGAACAGTGTTAAGTATATTACTACCATTTAAATTCTTCCACCATAAGAGAAGCAGCATCAATGCTAGTTCTATCAGCCAACTTGTTCACAATTTGTTGGACATTCTTGATGTATCGATTGTTTGCCTTCTTCAAGTGACATTCAGTATGTAGTTTACCATCCATATTGACGTGTTAGTAGTATTAAGAGGAGTCTATACATGATGGTGTACCAAAGTTATGCTCGTTTCTTTGTGTTCTTTTTCTTTTCAATACTAAGTGTTCAATTATTGTTTTTGTATTGTTTATCATTCAAGTCGTTGTGGGGGAGTTTATATTGAAATGTAGCAGTTTATATAGTAATAATAAGAAACTAAAACAAGCAAATCAATTCTTTGCAACAGAAAAGGAGTCAATATCGGTTGGTTTAGGAAGCAAATCAAAGGCTTGCACCAAGTTTTTCAGGTTCTCATCTTAACCCACAGTAAAAATAATACTATTTGTAAATTAATAATTGATGGAGTTCTATACCTTAGTTTTTTTAATGTTGTAAACAATTTAAAGTATTGAGTACATGTAAAATTGCTAAGTTTTCTTATAAAAAAATACAGTTTtaacaaaatattggttgaaagtgGTAATACAAATACCTTTTATTCAGTTATGATAATTTAGATTGAAGCCAAAATGAATTTGTTGGTGTATGTGTCTGACATTTTAATCACTTTATTCTTTATGGCTTATTCAATTGATCGAGTGTTTTAATGGAAAGTTCATGGCTAGAATTGTCTTGACAATGACGCGTTGGTGCATGTTCAAATCCTATAAGACATCATATATTAAGGAACTATGATATCATTTTTTATCCTCAATAGAGGAATAGGGGACAAATATGTGCCTGACCCAGTGAAGGTTCTGGGAAAAGGACAGCCTGACAATGTAGGCATTCACTTTTGACATTTTTTGCTTCCGGCTATTGTGAATGTTAGATTCTTGTGGGCTTATGTATGATATATTCAGTAATAATTTACAAATGCTGGATGAATTcatctttttattttaaatttttttacctTCTCTAAATGAAGGCTTCTGTTTGATTTCATTTTTTGAGGAATCTTTAGGTTAACTACTTCAAATTATTTGTTTACATTTATGTTTTAATTGAGAATACTCAATGAATTTCACTTCTTAATTATTTTGTTTTTAATCATAAAGTTGTGAATCGTAGGATGTAATTATTTTTCTTAAAAGTTATTTTGGTTGTTAATTGGACATGAGTGTACTGGAAATGGCATTGCTCCTCTCTCTGGTACTAATATCGGTGGTAGTGTGGGTGTCAAGCTTGTGGGCACTCTCTAGCTGTTAACTTCGGTTACATATCCCTTGATGGGGTTTTGTTTCATGTTAATACTCTCCTTGTCTTAGTTTCATGGATGCAAAACATTAAAATTTCCCTGTAAACTTGGAGCTAATGTTTTAGATTATGCTATCATTAATATTTCTCAATCGGATACATTCTCCATCATTCTTCATCtcatatttaatatttttgacctataTTTTTGTATATAACTAGTACAAGCAGATTACGATTAGCTTTAACTTTTTAAGTTTTTATCTTTGTATACTTGTTGTACAAGCAGATTACAGTTAGTTCTAACTTTTTAAAGTTTTTATCTTTGTATGCTTGTTTTCTGTTACCCATTCTTGTAAGCATTGGCCTACCTACTCTAATGATATTTGACTTGTATATTGACATTATTTGTGTTCTCTCAATTCACTTTCACACAGAACTTCTTGATGTGCAATGTAACCTACAAATTGTACATAAAAGTAGAACTTTTCGCTATACTTGCAACAGCAGATTATGATTAGTTTTAATTTATGTTCACTTGTGCTTTGTTACCAATTCTAAGTTCTTGTAAGCTTTGGCGTGCTCCCAATGATATTTTACTTGTATGTTGACATTATTTATTTTTCCTCATGTCACTTCCACACAGAACTTCTTGATGTGCAGTGTTACTTACACTTTGTACATTAAAGTGGAACTGCTTGCTCTGAGAAGTCATTGTATGAATCTCTCGAAGGTGATATGGGAATAGTCAATGGATTTGCATTCTGATGTCCCCATCCAATTCACAATGGATGCAGTAGGTGTAAGGAAGCATAGAACCTAAAGTGGCCATATTCTAACACTTTTTGAGTTGTTATTGTCCGTGAAGGATTACAAACAACAATTTTCCTATTCATGGTGTTGTTTTATAATTTACAAGGGTCATTGACAAACAGTAGCTTGAAACGTTTTCATACTCTGATGCAACCTCCATACTCATGTTTGCACAGGGGATATTGCATAGATAACTGTACTCTAGTGCATCTGTCCCATCCAATTCGCAATGATGCAGTAGGTTTAGGTAAGCATATAACCTAAAGCAGGCCATATTCTTAACACTCTTTAAGTTGTTATTGTCCATAGAGGATTACAAACAACAATTTTCCTATGCATGGTGGTGTTTTCTCAACTTACAAAGGCCATTGACAAACAGTAGCTTGAGACTTTTTCATACTCTGATGCAACCTCCATGCTTATGTCTGCACAGGAGAGTTTCCATAGATAAACCTCCATGCTTATGTCTGCTCAGGGGAGTATCCATAGATAACCATACTCTAGCTCATTTGTTTTGACAAGAGATGCTAATAAGCTGATTTTGGTGAAGCTGTGTCATGGATGCGAATCCTACTAAAGAGGCCATGATCAAATCTTCACTTCTCCAGGAAGCAAGAAGTGCATAGTACACACTCAATTGCAAACCCTTTGGCCATCCAGATTATGCTTCTGATGGCTAGCTGAGACTTGTATTTCTCCTTGGATTTGTAATGGGCTAGCTACATCTACAATATATTCTCTATTGAGGTGCACATAATGAGTTTATTTCAGACGCTTTTTATTATAGTTCATTATAGATACATTGCATGATACAATCATCTTCAGGGGTGAATGGATAATAATCCTAGTGTTGCGTGAAGGTGTCTTCTCTTTTCTGGAATTGAATTTGTATTAAATGCTTCTAATACTTGAGAGGATGGAACTTGGTGAGTGTTTCTGGAAGAGGGTTTTCATTATGTTCCTGCTATATGCTGCATCAATTTAAGTTAACGACCCTATTTTGTTCACAAATTGTGCATATATTCCACAGTGATGACTGAACATTGTTTTCCTCAAATTTAATGGGATTGTTCTCCAAGGTTGTTAGAGCATCCTCCAAATTAAGGCCAAAACAAGTTAGTGCTGGGAAGTTTTACAGCTTAGTTATTAAGAAGCTGTCCATTTGTAGATGACATTTATTGTGTGATAAGCTCATTTTTTCTTGGATCAACTTTAACATGTAATGATAAATGCTAAATGGGGATTCCTGTGATGTTTCACAAAATGCCTTGTGGTattcaaatgaagagatctttgcaTAAAAATGATACCTGTTAACCCGGACTGCATTTGTTAACTAATTCAAGATGTTAGATGAGATTCTTCTTGCCCGTTAATAGATTACAGGATGTTGTAAGGCACAAATTTCTCTCTATGACATGCAAAGTAGGTTTTGAACTGTTGGTTACTAATGAAAACGTATGATAAAATCATTGGTCACTATTGTTTTCACTTGTAGGAATTTGCAGAACACTATCACATACATGTTATTTTTGTCTCTTTTTATATTTTAGATGTGACTTGAGATATACTGCAGGCACAGATTAGAAATATTACATGTGCGATATTATATCATTAATCATATTTTCTCTTTGATGTACAGCTTTGTCAATATTTGTATTTCTTCTCTTTGATAGTTGCCTTCTGCTGAAACAACTTATCTTATCAATGCTTCTTGTCTGCTATATGGTTATTGTCAAATTGCTTTTCAATTCGAGTGTTGGGGCATAAGTGCCAGCCATTATAATATTAGCATCTTCACAACTATCGACAATGTTGTCAAGCTGTTTCTTGCACGCACAGTGCATTTCTATCATTGAATTTTTAGGTTGTGAAAACTGATCTACTAAAAGCAACTTTCCATGGCAACTTCCTTTGTGACGATCTCTTAATGTGACTGAAATGCTGTAAGCCAATAGATGGTTTCTTAGGATGTGAATGTAATCTATCTGAAAATGAGAATGCTCAGTGAATGTTCTTTTATCTAAAAATGAAGAGACTCAATAGTTTTCTTAGGATTTCGTACATGCAGTATATTTATATTAGATTTGCATTTTCTTGAAATCTTTCACGTGACTGTAGAACAGCATACCTATCAATTCATATGAGATGACAAAACCATAAGCAAATGAATGACTACCTTTAAAAATAGCCATCTTTAAGGATGTTTTTAATAGGTAGGTTTTTGGCCATACTTGTTACGATGATGCGAGATGTCTATTAGagaaaaaaatgaagatgcaagataCCCTCCTTTTATTGGTAGAAGATGTGTGttcattttatgttttgaatttttgaggGCTTGGATCCATCAGTTGTTGTGGAGCAATATCTAATGCTTGTTTTTGACTAACCATATAACTACCAACTCATTTTATGACTGCCTTTGTGAACTAGGAGTAGACTTTATATGCTATCACTGATGTAGCATATTCAGCTGTCTAATTGTCAGCTGTCTAATTGTCTGGCATTTAAAATTATTAATGACAGTTTTAGTTCTCACATTTGAATGCATGTCTGTTGTAATGCAGTACATCTGGATGCCCATATGGTGAGGATTGCCATTACCTTCATTATGTTCCTGGTGGAGTAACTGCTGTATCTCAGCTGTCAAAACTATCAAACACTTTAGGACTTTCAAGAGAAGCAATAGGGTTCACCTCCAGTTTTTCATTATCAGATAAGTCAGGTCCTGTGACAGGCTACAAGACACGTCTTTGTAACCATTATGCTAGTGCTGAAGGATGCCAGTTTGGAGATAAGTGCCATTTTGCTCATGGAGAAaaggaattgagaaaagaaattGTGCTTCCAAACGAGTTACTACCATCTGGGGTGGGTACTGTTACTACAAATTTTGGTGCTGGCTCTAAAGCAAATCCTGGCTATAAGACACGAATTTGTAACAATTTTAGCAGTTCTGAAGGATGCAAGTATGGAGATAAGTGCCATTTTGCCCATGGAGAAAAGGAGTTGAAAAAAGAAAGTGCGCTTCCAAATGGGGCAACTGCTGCAGCAAATTTTGGTGCTTCATCAAAAGCAAACATTAGTATCGCTGCTGCTTATGCTGGTGGTGTAATTGGGAAAGATGGTGTAAACTCGAAGCACATTTACCGTGCCACGGGGGTGAAGTTGACAATAAAAGACCACGAGTCAGATCCTAATTTGAAGACAATTGAGTTTGAAGGTTCATTTGACAAGATTAATCAAGCCACAGCCATGGTTCGTGAGTTGATTTTAAAAATTGAGTTACTTTTGAGTAAACAATCTGGAAATTCTCAACAAAGTCACAAAACTAGGCTATGTGAACATTTTGCTAAGGGTTCATGCACATTTGGGGATAAGTGCCACTTTGCACACGGTGCTAGTGAGTTGCGGGATGATTCCGCTTCCACTGCTCCTTCATTCATGTAACTTTTTATTATGTCGATTTGTTTCTCTGAATAGTTCCTAATGTGTATCGTTCTAAGGTCCTCTGCCTTACCCGAAACTTTTGGCCGTCCaaagataaaaaaatgttttgTTCAATTGATGCATAAAATTACATGTAAACAAGAATTGTAGTTTTGTATTCAGAAGGTTTCATGTAAACTTTGGCATGACCATTAGAATCTTTCAACATTTCTTTAAAATTACGTGTCAACAAGAATTGTTAATTGAATATAACCTCTGCTATATATTGTGGGGTAATTATTGGCAGTTGCAAGATCCATATGATTATTGATGTGTTATTATTTCAGATTAATTACACTTTTATTGAGCTTAATGATATCCTCAGAAGTCTGGAATGCTGAAACCAAAATCTTGTGTCAGTTGTTAACTCAATTTTGTGAAAGCAATTAATTACTAATGAACATTGCAAGTAGATTAGTTGTTTGTTAGAAGGTAGTTGTTCAGAATAGTTTTTTGTAGATTAGTTGGATTAGTTGTGAATCTTCTTGTATAAATATGTACTATGTGCTCTCCAAATCTATATGTTTGTTGATGATCTGCAGGTCACCATCAAATAGTTTGTTGTGTTTATATACCTTCATTTCGTGACAGTGTAGGGGAATTTGGTTGCCTTCAGTTTGATTGCTGTCGAGTTGACAACAGATAAAATTGACGGAGAAGCACATTGAGTTCTTAGTTGGCCCGGGAATCCTGAGAGAGCAGGTCGCCTGGGGAGGAAATTTCTGTTTAAGAAGAGATGGCGGGTGTGATTCCTGCGTTAACCAAGGCACGAttttttttgataatttctagatttcGTAAGGATATTTTTGTGTGGAGTTTACCTTGTATGGAAAAATTGTAGAAGACAAATATAAATCTGGCCGCCGTGTTTGAGGAATCGGCCTTGGAGTTTTGGTTGGCTGAATTTTCTGGAGATAATTCTTATTGCATGCCTGTTACACTGCAGTTTTTTTATACAAAAACTGGTCGGCCAGGGGTTTGAATTTTTAGAAATTATGTTTTTTAAGTTTTGATAAAAGGTGACAATTGCTATTTCTTCTGAGGAGAGAAGGGCATAGATTGTTTTTCACGAGGACGGTAGTTTTTTTTTGAAGAGGTAGAAGTTTTCCGAAGTCATTTTCTAAGGATATATCTTTGTGAAAGAGAAGGGTGATAGAAGGAAGCAAGattcttttattaaatattttaaagggAGATTATTTTAGTAATTGGCTGGGGTTTGATGTCATATTGCAGGGATTAGGTTATACTTTATGGGATTGATTTTGCTTACAGCAGTACACACGCAAAGAACTCTAGCATATCAATGCTTTAAGTAATTAACAGAAAGAAATTTAAGCAAAATGTATAAtaagaaattttatttttatttttaaattagggTTGTATTGATTCAATTGATGTATGAACTATTCTTGTAAATGCATATCAAGGTGTTTACCCAACTTGATTGCAAACATTAATATTTTTGGTGGgtgatatttgattttttattaatatttaaagttAGAAGATTACACAAACTATTACATTGTCAAAAATGATTGGTCTAATTTCAAAAAACCAGTGCCATCTTCGAACCACCACCTACCATGAAACTCTATCTCACATATCAGCTTTCAATAGAAATCCCACCACCCCCTACCATGAAACTCTATCTCACATATCAGCTTTCAATAGAAATCCCCTTAGTTATATGAAAAAAGAATACATTTAAACAATCAATAGAAATAAAGACCAAAACGCCTGTACATCGAATCAAAATCTAGCAACTTAGTAAAATTGACTCAAAAAAACTTCATCCGTTGAGATAAAAAACATTATTCACCATTGTCCCTCATTGGACCATTAATCCAATGGTCCTCCAAAGAGAATTTGTCTCTTGCCAGCAACACCTCCGCAACTTTCACGCACCTGCCGTTCCTGTTTTCCATGCCTTTGTCTGCCATCCACTCCCATTTCTTTCAAACGCAGAAATTGCACCAACTACTTCAACCCTACCGTCAACTCTGCTCGCCTCAATTCTCTATTCTCCCCAATTTGCCACTTGATAAATGGCATCAATAGTCGGACTCCTTCCTTCGTTACCTCCTCTTTTTTGAGATCAAAGCCAATGCCTAGAATAGCCCTCACGAGCACAGGTTGGAGGCCATAAAGCCAGTTCTCCCCCACACACGCCTTCATCACCCATTCAATCTCCTCTTTTCGCCCTACCTCCAAACCCCAAGCCACAACCATGGACACGATGTCCACATTTGTGCGATATCTGCGTGAAAACCTTCCCAAACAACATCACCAAAGCCTTCAAGaaagccttgtcctcatttaaaaATTGATCTCTCTTTTAAGAGATCTTCTCCAAAAAATCTAACTTTATGTTCCCATGTGGCTGCTTAACTCTATTTTCTGTTTAAATTTAAACAGTTAAGTGTTCCCATGCAACTTTAAAATTGTAaaaaaaggataatttagaatctttcccTACTTTGCTGGAGcagctattgtttaggaattaAAAATAAGCCATGGAAGAAAAGAGGGCGCTGGAAATAAGCACTGACTGTTTATTAACAAAAGTGCCACGTGGCTCAACAATTTGctcttcctttttttttaaagattttatttctatttcatttttcaaattttaagtgcacaaattagtattaatactattaataagaaattaaaatgttttgtttaaaaataagcagcaaagataaatattcatggAGCCAACTGCTCcacaaataattcctaaaaatattgagcagcggctgctagccaaaataaggcGTGTAAAGCGAGAAAGTCGTTTCCATGCTGCGATCAAGATGCAACCCATCACCCTCAATGTATTCACACATATCCATCTCTAGGTTACACCTGGTTCCTTTAAATCCTCCTCCCATCACCTTACCACCTTGCCATGAATTAAATGCACCCCCAAGATGATGACATACCATCACTCCCAATAATCGAGAGGAAGATCTTGATAATCGTCAAATACATTTGCACCTACTTTAGTATTAAATGAGGTTGCCCATTTGGAAAGAGCATCTGCCACCTCATTCCTAGATCATACGACATGCATGTTTTGAAATTCTTCAAAGGAAGAGATAATTTGCTTGGCAatcaataaatatttattcaaatgcCATGCACTTATTTGACCTTTTTTAATGGCATTAATCATTATTAATGAGTCTCCTTCGAGTTGGATTCTTGACACTCCAAATTTCTTCCTCGCTTTGAGTGCTTGTATGGCTACCCGAGCTTAAGTTTTATTATTTGTTCCAAAGGCCAGAATGTTTCGCTTCCAATCTCGAA contains these protein-coding regions:
- the LOC131064627 gene encoding zinc finger CCCH domain-containing protein 14; the protein is MDPHSKKLKTLSNGVAVSDANEKESISVGLGSKSKACTKFFSTSGCPYGEDCHYLHYVPGGVTAVSQLSKLSNTLGLSREAIGFTSSFSLSDKSGPVTGYKTRLCNHYASAEGCQFGDKCHFAHGEKELRKEIVLPNELLPSGVGTVTTNFGAGSKANPGYKTRICNNFSSSEGCKYGDKCHFAHGEKELKKESALPNGATAAANFGASSKANISIAAAYAGGVIGKDGVNSKHIYRATGVKLTIKDHESDPNLKTIEFEGSFDKINQATAMVRELILKIELLLSKQSGNSQQSHKTRLCEHFAKGSCTFGDKCHFAHGASELRDDSASTAPSFM